In a genomic window of Vigna angularis cultivar LongXiaoDou No.4 chromosome 6, ASM1680809v1, whole genome shotgun sequence:
- the LOC108341248 gene encoding triacylglycerol lipase 2, translating to MANSVVSLVSIALLFLTTTQGKTNFHGIPSSVTDHDFHVDGICETAVKTKGYQCEEHKVETDDGYILSLQRLPAGRSGHKADKPPVLLQHGLFCDALSWLINPPDEALGFILADYGYDVWISNTRGTKYSRSHRSLSPNDAAFWNWSWDELASYDLPAFVKYVHNNTAQKIHYVGHSLGTLMAFTAFSRGQVLDRLRSAALLSPIAHMRQVNSPIARVFADTFLAEHLNFIGIHEFIPNGEGSTRLVEGICKILRIDCSKPLAYFTGPNCCLNSTLLNSLLDHGLQSTATKNLIHLGQMIRTGNIAKYDYGNFLKNTENYGQPLPPPYDFTAIPKEFPLFLSYGGLDMLSEVNGVNLLLNDLKSHDANKLVVLLRKEYAHVDFFMATNVKQVLYDPIISFFEDN from the exons ATGGCCAACTCAGTAGTGAGCTTGGTTTCAATAGCCCTTCTTTTCCTTACAACAACACAAGGGAAAACAAATTTTCATGGAATACCCTCTTCGGTTACTGATCATGATTTTCATGTTGATGGTATCTGCGAAACAGCGGTAAAGACAAAAGGTTACCAGTGTGAAGAACATAAG GTTGAGACAGACGATGGCTACATCCTGAGTCTGCAAAGGTTGCCGGCGGGGCGGTCTGGTCACAAAGCCGACAAGCCACCGGTGCTTTTGCAACATGGTCTCTTTTGT GATGCCCTGTCATGGCTGATAAATCCTCCAGATGAAGCATTGGGTTTTATCTTAGCAGATTATGGATATGATGTGTGGATTTCCAATACTCGTGGAACAAAATATAGCCGCAGCCACAGATCACTGAGTCCTAATGACGCG GCTTTTTGGAATTGGTCATGGGATGAGTTGGCTAGTTATGATCTTCCTGCTTTCGTGAAGTATGTGCATAACAACACTGCTCAGAAAATTCACTATGTTGGCCATTCCTTG ggaaccttaATGGCTTTTACTGCTTTCTCTAGGGGACAAGTGTTGGACAGGTTGAGATCAGCTGCATTGCTTTCCCCAATTGCTCATATGCGTCAAGTTAATTCACCGATAGCAAGAGTCTTTGCTGACACATTTTTAGCTGAG CATCTCAACTTTATAGGCATCCATGAATTCATTCCAAACGG AGAAGGGTCTACCAGATTAGTGGAAGGCATTTGCAAGATTTTAAGAATTGACTGCTCAAAGCCGTTGGCATATTTCACAG GTCCAAATTGCTGCTTAAATTCCACCCTGTTAAATTCCTTGCTTGATCATGGACTACAGTCAACAGCTACTAAGAATTTGATCCATCTTGGTCAAA TGATCAGAACGGGAAATATAGCCAAGTATGATTACGGTAATTTTTTAAAGAACACGGAGAACTATGGGCAACCACTTCCTCCTCCTTATGACTTCACAGCAATTCCAAAGGAATTTCCTCTTTTTCTGAGCTATGGAGGGTTAGATATGCTATCTGAAGTAAATGGTGTGAATCTTTTGCTGAATGACCTCAAGAGTCATGATGCAAACAAACTCGTCGTGTTGCTTAGGAAAGAATATGCTCACGTTGATTTTTTCATGGCTACCAATGTAAAACAAGTTCTTTATGATCCTATTATATCTTTCTTCGAGGATAATTGA
- the LOC108340981 gene encoding DCD domain-containing protein NRP-A produces the protein MDNNNDFWKFSDQLRLESGLANLSLNDFSIWSNSYSSKRPDQRRNFDVSATDFINNNSSKSHDFNDGWNITSSNGTLFSVPQNNNNLGVGGFNKGGIYSNNTTTSSYPNLNNNTLGGLNKGIYSNTPPSPYLNLNNNNHHLNTNLKGYKTFFKAEDQFHTPKSLKKNSNNTNNNNKKYGDNNTSNDATKTASEKKFKTLPPAESLPKNETIGGYIFVCNNDTMAENLKRQLFGLPPRYRDSVRTITPGLPLFLYNYSTHQLHGIFEAAGFGGTNIDPTAWEDKKCPGESRFPAQVQVITRKVCEPLEEDSFRPILHHYDGPKFRLELSVPEALSLLDIFADQNSFDDVFKAIPA, from the exons ATGGACAACAACAATGACTTCTGGAAATTCAGTGACCAGTTGAGGCTTGAATCTGGTTTGGCCAATCTGTCTCTCAATGATTTTTCCATTTGGAGCAACAGCTACAGCTCCAAGAGGCCCGATCAGAGGAGAAACTTTGATGTGAGTGCCACTGATTTCATCAACAACAACTCCTCAAAGTCTCATGATTTCAACGATGGATGGAACATAACCAGTTCCAATGGAACCCTTTTCTCTGTGcctcaaaacaacaacaatctTGGAGTTGGAGGCTTCAATAAGGGAGGAATCTATTCAAACAACACCACCACCTCCTCTTATCCTAATCTTAACAACAACACTCTCGGAGGCTTGAACAAGGGAATCTATTCCAACACCCCACCTTCTCCTTATCTTAACCTTAACAACAACAACCACCATCTCAACACGAATCTCAAGGGCTACAAAACATTCTTTAAGGCTGAAGATCAGTTTCACACACCCAaaagtttaaagaaaaacagcaacaacaccaacaataacaacaaaaagtACGGAGACAACAACACTAGTAACGATGCCACTAAGACTGCTTCTgagaaaaaattcaaaacactGCCACCAGCAGAGTCTCTGCCTAAGAATGAAACCATCGGAGGCTACATCTTTGTTTGCAACAACGATACCATGGCAGAGAATCTCAAAAGACAGCTCTTTG GTCTGCCTCCACGATATAGAGATTCAGTTAGAACAATAACTCCAGGGTTGCCCCTTTTTCTGTATAACTACTCCACTCACCAACTCCACGGTATCTTCGAG GCTGCAGGTTTTGGAGGAACCAATATTGATCCAACAGCTTGGGAGGACAAGAAGTGCCCTGGTGAATCTCGTTTCCCTGCTCAG GTTCAAGTGATTACTAGGAAAGTTTGTGAGCCACTGGAGGAGGATTCCTTCAGACCAATTCTTCATCACTATGATGGTCCTAAGTTTCGTCTTGAGCTGAGTGTGCCTGAG GCACTGTCTCTCCTGGACATATTTGCAGACCAGAACAGTTTCGATGATGTTTTCAAGGCCATTCCTGCATAG